The following proteins are co-located in the Hyalangium minutum genome:
- a CDS encoding glucose 1-dehydrogenase: MKAVAVFPKSREVRVLEDAPEPRLRSPTEVRVRTLEVGVCGTDKEITAFRYGTPPDGEDFLIVGHEALGEVVEVGKGVQGLEPGDLVVPRVRRPCPHEHCPACRHGYPDFCVTGDYTERGIQKAHGFCAQFFVEDVAYLHRVPSQLRAVAVLTEPLTVAEKALREVEHLRERLPWEEKPGRAVVLGAGPVGLLGAMVLLRAGYATTVYSRSPKPNEKAEAAESFGAPYISSKEVPVEELAKRVGAVDLVYEAAGASKAAFDVLRVLGPNGSFIFTGVPGRKEPLELDGAALLKQLVLKNQLVLGTVNAADVDFEAALEDLGRFQARWPGRVERLVTARHPPEEFQKVVSGKVGGIKHVITFG, translated from the coding sequence ATGAAGGCCGTTGCCGTCTTCCCAAAGTCCCGAGAGGTGCGCGTCCTCGAGGATGCGCCCGAGCCGCGGCTGCGCTCACCCACGGAGGTGCGTGTCCGCACGCTGGAGGTGGGCGTGTGCGGCACGGACAAGGAGATCACCGCCTTCCGCTACGGCACGCCTCCCGACGGCGAGGACTTCCTCATCGTGGGCCACGAGGCCCTGGGCGAGGTGGTGGAGGTAGGCAAGGGCGTCCAGGGGCTCGAGCCGGGAGACCTGGTGGTGCCTCGGGTGCGGCGGCCGTGCCCGCATGAGCACTGCCCCGCGTGCCGTCACGGGTATCCGGACTTCTGCGTCACCGGGGACTACACGGAGCGCGGCATCCAGAAGGCGCACGGCTTCTGCGCGCAGTTCTTCGTGGAGGACGTGGCGTACCTGCACCGGGTGCCCTCGCAGCTGCGCGCCGTGGCGGTGCTCACCGAGCCGCTCACCGTCGCGGAGAAGGCGCTGCGCGAGGTGGAGCACCTGCGGGAGCGGCTGCCCTGGGAGGAGAAGCCGGGCCGGGCGGTGGTGCTGGGAGCGGGCCCCGTGGGGCTGCTCGGGGCCATGGTGCTGCTGCGGGCTGGGTATGCCACCACGGTGTACTCGCGCTCGCCCAAGCCGAACGAGAAGGCCGAGGCCGCAGAGTCCTTCGGTGCTCCTTATATATCCTCGAAGGAGGTGCCGGTGGAGGAGCTGGCCAAGCGCGTGGGCGCGGTGGACCTCGTGTACGAGGCAGCGGGGGCCTCCAAGGCGGCGTTCGACGTGCTGCGGGTGCTGGGGCCCAACGGCAGCTTCATCTTCACCGGGGTGCCCGGGCGGAAGGAGCCGCTGGAGCTGGACGGGGCGGCGCTGCTCAAGCAGCTCGTGCTGAAGAACCAGCTGGTGCTCGGCACGGTGAACGCGGCGGACGTGGACTTCGAGGCGGCGCTGGAGGACCTGGGGCGTTTCCAGGCTCGCTGGCCCGGCCGGGTGGAGCGGCTCGTCACCGCGCGCCATCCCCCCGAGGAGTTTCAGAAGGTGGTCTCAGGCAAGGTCGGCGGCATCAAGCACGTCATCACCTTCGGGTGA
- a CDS encoding CHAT domain-containing protein — MKGKWTGGSVRLVAVGLPLVGLAVVAAVFGFRGQGGGSGSQQEEAAWLSPGPVRFIEARLSHPAADRYRPYHAAARGSGALASGPSLQALAQLEAKGDLRGLAAAYLGRGAPELAASYLQQAEDSPEVFNDRAVLALTDGDAAEAIAQLDKALQHAPRSAQALWNRGLALRELELWTLSAQAFEAVATLGEPGWADEARTRAQEMRERLRREQQDWNDAFQAGVALVLDKGTVSTEQLRERPDLYRLYLYDAIRAAPDGQRLKELWPVAETLDAHFGGSVLRDALRWAEARDFQRRGPLAELYRSYVFQSKTVPGGTPAYLGQLRAAGELDLLLGTLVFAREVDKDLDDYARLAARTRDPWFQLAAEHERAKVALARGELLEAEQLLLSAMRLCQDGKQLYRCGALQGTLGEVYRQLWRLPEASRSTRQALVWQRRAGFWGAEIDRMLSLGQLARLQGQAGLARALLDEALARVPGDCATRHFVRANDALALLEEMRISEARAAMREALECGGVQSLSGGMTLAELARLSPDPSQDGKLLEGLEALDRAGKLSPGRHAVALHIEGRFLIEQDSSRGEELLRRSIEEANRLPKASAEAKEARALTYASLLSLAGKAGQWPQALALFAEEAGDTLPARCLLAAAVDRERTLVVAYGPDGQLHGYYDESRRQPLSADARGVVPEALVAPLRACEQVSVLARPPLHGRARLLPDDLAWRYLVLPASRTPPPALPAQRLVVKDVEAPAALELPRLGAWEPVGTGIHVLSGADATPAHVLEAMTRATEIEIHAHGLINPTLSDASLIVLSPEQGGRYALTAAEVRAHRLEGAPLVTLAACRAAHTGLQVHEPFSLPAAFIEAGARTVLAATVDIPDAEAGPFFLAVQERIRSGQTAAAALRDVRMEWLRRDPESWARSVLVFE; from the coding sequence TTGAAGGGAAAGTGGACGGGGGGAAGCGTGCGGCTCGTGGCCGTGGGCCTGCCGCTGGTGGGGCTTGCTGTGGTGGCGGCGGTCTTCGGGTTCCGCGGCCAGGGTGGAGGCTCGGGCTCCCAGCAGGAGGAAGCCGCCTGGCTGTCACCTGGGCCCGTGCGCTTCATCGAGGCCCGGTTGAGCCACCCAGCTGCGGACCGCTACCGCCCCTACCATGCCGCGGCGAGAGGAAGTGGAGCCCTGGCCTCGGGCCCGTCGCTGCAGGCCTTGGCTCAGCTGGAGGCGAAGGGAGATCTCCGGGGGCTCGCTGCTGCCTATCTGGGGCGAGGCGCGCCGGAGCTCGCGGCCTCCTACCTCCAGCAGGCGGAGGACTCACCCGAGGTCTTCAATGATCGCGCCGTGCTGGCGCTGACGGACGGGGATGCCGCGGAGGCCATTGCCCAGCTGGACAAGGCGCTGCAGCACGCACCGCGCTCGGCGCAGGCGCTGTGGAACCGCGGGCTGGCACTCCGGGAGCTCGAGCTGTGGACGCTGTCCGCCCAGGCCTTCGAGGCCGTGGCCACGCTCGGAGAGCCAGGCTGGGCGGACGAGGCCCGCACCCGCGCTCAGGAGATGCGGGAGCGGCTGCGGCGGGAGCAGCAGGACTGGAACGACGCGTTCCAAGCGGGCGTGGCGCTGGTGCTCGACAAGGGCACCGTCTCCACCGAGCAACTCCGGGAGCGGCCGGACCTCTACCGCCTCTATCTCTACGACGCCATCCGCGCCGCCCCCGATGGGCAGCGGCTCAAGGAGCTGTGGCCGGTGGCGGAGACGCTCGACGCGCACTTCGGCGGCAGCGTCCTGCGCGACGCGCTCCGCTGGGCTGAGGCCCGGGACTTCCAACGCCGGGGACCGTTGGCCGAGCTCTACCGCTCGTATGTCTTCCAGTCCAAGACCGTGCCCGGAGGCACGCCGGCGTACCTCGGCCAGCTCCGAGCCGCGGGGGAGTTGGACTTGCTGCTGGGCACGCTCGTGTTCGCGCGGGAGGTGGACAAGGACCTCGACGACTATGCCCGGCTGGCGGCGCGGACCCGGGACCCCTGGTTCCAGTTGGCCGCCGAGCACGAGCGCGCCAAGGTGGCCCTCGCGCGCGGGGAGCTGTTGGAGGCCGAGCAGCTCCTGCTCTCCGCGATGCGGCTGTGCCAGGACGGGAAGCAGCTGTACCGGTGCGGCGCGCTGCAAGGGACGCTGGGAGAGGTGTACCGCCAGCTGTGGCGGCTCCCCGAGGCCTCGCGGAGCACGCGGCAGGCCCTGGTCTGGCAGCGGCGCGCGGGCTTCTGGGGCGCGGAGATCGATCGGATGCTGTCGCTTGGGCAGCTCGCGCGCCTCCAGGGACAGGCGGGGCTGGCGCGGGCGCTGCTAGATGAGGCGCTTGCCCGCGTGCCGGGAGACTGTGCCACCCGCCACTTCGTGCGCGCCAATGATGCCCTCGCGCTGCTGGAGGAGATGCGGATCAGCGAGGCCCGCGCCGCCATGCGCGAGGCCCTCGAGTGTGGCGGTGTTCAGTCGCTCTCGGGAGGGATGACGCTGGCCGAGCTCGCGCGCCTCAGCCCGGACCCCTCGCAGGATGGGAAGCTGCTCGAGGGGCTCGAGGCGCTGGACCGCGCGGGGAAGCTCAGCCCGGGCCGGCACGCGGTAGCCCTGCACATCGAGGGGCGCTTCCTCATCGAGCAGGACTCCTCCCGGGGCGAGGAGCTGCTCCGGCGCTCCATCGAGGAGGCCAACCGGCTGCCCAAGGCGAGCGCCGAGGCGAAGGAGGCCCGGGCGCTCACCTATGCCTCGCTGCTGAGCCTTGCGGGCAAGGCGGGCCAGTGGCCCCAGGCGTTGGCGCTCTTCGCCGAGGAGGCCGGTGACACGCTGCCCGCGCGGTGCCTGCTGGCGGCCGCCGTGGACCGGGAGCGGACGCTCGTCGTGGCGTACGGCCCGGATGGGCAGCTGCACGGGTACTACGACGAGAGCCGCCGTCAGCCGCTCAGCGCGGATGCGCGAGGGGTGGTGCCCGAGGCCCTCGTGGCGCCGCTCCGGGCCTGCGAGCAGGTGAGCGTGCTGGCCCGCCCTCCCCTCCACGGCCGCGCGCGGCTGCTGCCGGATGACCTGGCCTGGCGCTACCTCGTGCTGCCCGCCTCGCGGACTCCGCCTCCGGCGCTGCCTGCCCAACGGTTGGTGGTGAAGGATGTGGAGGCGCCCGCGGCGCTCGAGCTGCCGCGCCTGGGAGCCTGGGAGCCGGTGGGCACGGGCATCCACGTGCTCTCGGGAGCGGACGCCACGCCGGCCCACGTGCTGGAGGCCATGACGCGGGCGACCGAGATTGAGATCCACGCCCACGGGTTGATCAACCCAACGCTCTCGGATGCGTCCCTCATCGTGCTCTCGCCCGAGCAGGGCGGCCGGTATGCGCTCACGGCGGCCGAGGTCCGCGCGCACCGGCTGGAGGGAGCGCCGCTGGTGACGCTGGCCGCGTGCCGGGCCGCGCACACGGGGCTGCAGGTGCACGAGCCCTTCAGCCTGCCCGCAGCCTTCATCGAGGCGGGAGCGCGCACGGTGCTGGCCGCGACAGTGGACATCCCAGACGCGGAGGCAGGGCCCTTCTTCCTGGCCGTCCAGGAGCGCATCCGCTCCGGGCAGACCGCCGCCGCCGCGCTCCGGGACGTGCGCATGGAGTGGCTGCGCCGCGACCCCGAGAGCTGGGCGCGCTCCGTGCTCGTGTTCGAGTGA
- a CDS encoding ATP-binding cassette domain-containing protein → MLRALLARWKSSLRLFRPAQVNAQRAKIAVAELGHRYANKVIALKNVNLNIRSGEFVCLLGPSGCGKSTLLYALAGHVKPTGGTVAIDGRSISGPAPDRLLMFQEAALFPWMTVLGNLKFALAARGVPRKEREPRAREFIRRVHLSGFEDTLPHQLSGGMKMRASLARALAVDSAVLLMDEPFGSLDAQTRVHMQELLQSIWLRTSKTVVFVTHDVHEALMLGTRVVVMAPRPGRIVKDLEVHLPMPRSAEDARLDEMARYLRVLMRQVETPESTLVPSRQRVEKETGLQQ, encoded by the coding sequence ATGCTTCGAGCCTTGCTGGCACGATGGAAGAGTTCGCTGCGCCTGTTCCGACCGGCGCAGGTGAATGCGCAGCGCGCGAAGATTGCCGTGGCAGAGCTGGGTCACCGCTATGCCAACAAGGTGATCGCGCTCAAGAACGTGAACCTCAACATCCGCTCGGGCGAGTTCGTCTGCCTGCTCGGCCCCTCCGGATGTGGCAAGTCCACGCTGCTCTACGCGCTGGCCGGACACGTGAAGCCCACGGGCGGCACCGTCGCCATCGACGGAAGGAGCATCTCCGGCCCGGCGCCGGATCGGCTGCTCATGTTCCAGGAGGCCGCGCTCTTCCCGTGGATGACGGTGCTCGGCAACCTGAAGTTCGCCCTGGCGGCCCGAGGCGTGCCTCGCAAGGAGCGCGAGCCGCGCGCCCGCGAGTTCATCCGCCGCGTGCACCTCTCGGGCTTCGAGGACACACTGCCCCACCAGCTCTCCGGCGGCATGAAGATGCGTGCCAGCCTGGCGCGGGCGCTCGCGGTGGACTCGGCGGTGCTGTTGATGGACGAGCCCTTCGGCTCACTGGACGCCCAGACGCGCGTGCACATGCAGGAGCTGCTGCAGTCCATCTGGCTGCGCACCTCGAAGACGGTGGTGTTCGTCACGCACGATGTGCACGAGGCGCTGATGCTCGGCACGCGCGTGGTGGTGATGGCGCCCCGGCCGGGCCGCATCGTGAAGGACTTGGAGGTGCACCTGCCCATGCCGCGCTCAGCGGAGGACGCGCGGCTGGACGAGATGGCGCGCTACCTCCGGGTGCTGATGCGGCAGGTGGAGACGCCCGAGAGCACGCTGGTTCCTTCGCGCCAGCGCGTGGAAAAAGAGACGGGGCTGCAGCAGTGA
- a CDS encoding ABC transporter permease → MKRWAQKLGVMVLLLAVWEGLARLGIWSPHLFPGPSTVAKSLGALVADGRLGAAVLRSMGRLGRAYLMSVAIGVPLGLANARLAFFRNAVKPVVMGLQALPSICWLPLALLWFGLNDAAILFVVVMGSVLSIAIATEDGVNAIDPQLIRVAHTLGVRGPRFSFGVLIPAALPGIVTGLKLGWSFAWRALLAGELLFVSGGLGQLLTLGRELMDVPLVMAVMVAIIAIGILVDRVLFQTVELRVRRRWGLLPSV, encoded by the coding sequence ATGAAGCGGTGGGCGCAGAAGCTGGGCGTGATGGTGCTGCTCCTGGCGGTGTGGGAGGGGCTGGCGCGGCTGGGCATCTGGTCCCCGCACCTGTTCCCGGGGCCCTCCACGGTGGCGAAGAGCCTGGGGGCACTGGTGGCGGACGGGCGGCTGGGCGCCGCGGTGCTGCGCTCCATGGGACGGCTGGGACGCGCGTACCTCATGTCGGTGGCCATCGGCGTGCCGCTCGGGCTGGCCAACGCGCGGCTCGCCTTCTTCCGCAACGCGGTGAAGCCCGTGGTGATGGGCCTGCAGGCACTGCCCTCCATTTGCTGGCTGCCGCTGGCGCTGCTGTGGTTCGGCCTGAATGACGCGGCCATCCTCTTCGTGGTGGTGATGGGCAGCGTGCTCTCCATCGCCATCGCCACCGAGGACGGCGTCAACGCGATTGATCCGCAGCTCATCCGCGTGGCCCATACGCTCGGGGTGCGCGGCCCACGCTTCTCCTTCGGGGTGCTGATTCCCGCGGCGCTGCCCGGCATCGTCACCGGCCTGAAGCTGGGCTGGAGCTTCGCGTGGCGCGCGCTGCTGGCCGGCGAGCTGCTCTTCGTCTCTGGCGGCCTGGGCCAGCTGCTCACGCTGGGCCGCGAGCTGATGGATGTGCCGCTGGTGATGGCGGTGATGGTGGCCATCATCGCCATTGGCATCCTCGTGGACCGTGTCCTCTTCCAGACGGTGGAGCTGCGCGTGCGGCGGCGCTGGGGCCTGCTGCCCTCCGTGTGA
- a CDS encoding ABC transporter substrate-binding protein, which translates to MTPVRSQLSLALLVLLTTTGLGCKKSGEASSDPNTPLRLGFFPNITHAQALVGNAEGAFSAEPGLGRLDIKQFNAGPAAMEALVGGSLDVSYVGPGPAINTYLKAGRELRIIAGAVNGGAVLVTRTAKSPAELKGKKLASPQIGNTQDIALRHWLQAQGLKAASEPGADVQVVPLSNPDILGQYIHGSIEGAWVPEPWGARMVAEGGGQILVDERDLWPNRRFPTTVLVTTKKVLEARRPQILALLRVHRRLTERWKADPEGFATAVNTAFGKLTSKPLPPAVLKEAFSRLEPSLDPEPSALAESAKHAKELGYLTSDDIQGLVDLSLMEEVRAPPQ; encoded by the coding sequence ATGACTCCGGTCCGCTCCCAGCTCTCCCTGGCGCTGCTCGTCCTGCTCACCACCACCGGCCTCGGCTGCAAGAAGTCCGGCGAGGCGAGCAGCGACCCCAACACACCGCTCCGCTTGGGCTTCTTCCCCAACATCACCCATGCCCAGGCGCTCGTGGGCAATGCCGAGGGTGCGTTCTCCGCGGAGCCGGGCCTCGGCCGGCTGGACATCAAGCAGTTCAACGCGGGCCCCGCGGCCATGGAGGCGCTGGTGGGGGGCTCGCTCGACGTCTCCTACGTTGGGCCGGGGCCCGCCATCAACACGTACCTCAAGGCAGGCCGCGAGCTGCGCATCATCGCGGGCGCGGTGAACGGAGGCGCGGTGCTGGTGACGCGCACGGCGAAGTCTCCCGCCGAGCTGAAGGGGAAGAAGCTGGCCAGTCCCCAGATTGGCAACACGCAGGACATCGCGCTGCGGCACTGGCTGCAGGCGCAGGGCCTCAAGGCGGCCAGCGAGCCCGGAGCCGATGTGCAGGTGGTGCCGCTGAGCAACCCAGACATCCTCGGGCAGTACATTCACGGCTCCATCGAGGGCGCCTGGGTGCCGGAGCCCTGGGGCGCCCGCATGGTGGCCGAGGGCGGCGGACAGATATTGGTGGACGAGCGGGACCTCTGGCCGAACCGCCGCTTTCCCACCACCGTGCTGGTGACGACGAAGAAGGTGCTGGAGGCGCGCCGTCCTCAAATCCTCGCGCTGCTGCGCGTGCACCGGCGGCTCACCGAGCGCTGGAAGGCGGACCCCGAGGGCTTCGCCACCGCCGTGAACACTGCCTTCGGCAAGCTCACCAGCAAGCCCCTGCCGCCCGCCGTGCTGAAGGAGGCCTTCTCGCGGCTGGAGCCCAGCCTGGATCCGGAGCCCTCCGCGCTGGCCGAGTCGGCGAAGCACGCCAAGGAGCTGGGCTACCTCACCAGCGACGACATCCAGGGGCTGGTGGACCTCAGCCTGATGGAAGAGGTCCGCGCCCCGCCTCAGTGA